Genomic window (Sediminispirochaeta smaragdinae DSM 11293):
TGGCTCCACTTAGGTCTCCCTCCCCCGCCCTATTACTGGGAAGCGGGAAGAGTGAGGAGATAGCCGACAGTGCCGACGAGCTCGATGCGGGGGTTATCATTATCGACGACGACCTAACGCCGAGGCAGCAGCGTAACTGGGAACGGCTTTCAGGCTGTGTCGTGATCGACCGTCAGGAAGTTATCCTGGAGATCTTTGCAGACAGGGCTGCGACGCGCGAGGCCAGCCTGCAGGTTGCCCTTGCCCGCATGGAATATAGCCTTCCCCGACTTACCAGGGCATGGACCCACCTGTCCAGGCAGCGAGGAGGATCCCGCGGGACAAGGGGAGAGGGAGAAACACAGCTCGAAAGCGACCGGCGTATTGTCCTTGCCAAGGTTGCAAAACTCAAGAAAGAGCTGGAAGGGGTACGCAGACAGCGTGCCACCGCCAGAAAGCAGAGAAGATCGGTGCCTCTGCCCACGGTAGCTCTGGTCGGCTATACAAATGCCGGGAAATCAAGCCTTCTCAACGCCTTGGCAGGATCGGCGGTCAATGCGGAGGACAAGCTTTTTGCTACCCTTGATCCCACGACCAGACGGCTTGAACTTTCCGGAGGAAGAAGCGTTCTGCTTACCGATACCGTCGGTTTTATCCGCAAGCTTCCCCATGCCTTGGTCGACGCCTTTCGTGCTACCCTGGAAGAAACCCTTCTGGCGGACCTTTTGATACATGTTATCGATGCCTCAGATCCGGAAGCCGTAGAGCATTACCGTACAACCAGGCAGGTCCTCTCTGAAATCGGAGCGGAAGATACGGAGCAGATCATCGTCCTCAACAAGGCGGACCTCCCCCACGACCCGCTTCTCCTTGCCCCATTACGGGAAGCCGATCCTCAGGCCCTTTTCATCTCCACAAAGAACGGATTGCATCTTGATATATTGAAAGAGCGGATTGCCGTCATGTTGGAGAAGCACACATCAGGCCATCGGTATCGTATTCCCCTTGATCGTTACGATCTGGTCGCCCTTCTTCATCGCGAAGGCAGAATTATAACGGAAGAAGCAACCGGACAGGCGGTTTGTGTCGAAGCAATGGCGAACGAGAAGGTCGAC
Coding sequences:
- the hflX gene encoding GTPase HflX codes for the protein MIETYQRETEDSLPRERRAFLVELRRAEESERSCEAHLAELKGLVGTLGLTIAGTTVAPLRSPSPALLLGSGKSEEIADSADELDAGVIIIDDDLTPRQQRNWERLSGCVVIDRQEVILEIFADRAATREASLQVALARMEYSLPRLTRAWTHLSRQRGGSRGTRGEGETQLESDRRIVLAKVAKLKKELEGVRRQRATARKQRRSVPLPTVALVGYTNAGKSSLLNALAGSAVNAEDKLFATLDPTTRRLELSGGRSVLLTDTVGFIRKLPHALVDAFRATLEETLLADLLIHVIDASDPEAVEHYRTTRQVLSEIGAEDTEQIIVLNKADLPHDPLLLAPLREADPQALFISTKNGLHLDILKERIAVMLEKHTSGHRYRIPLDRYDLVALLHREGRIITEEATGQAVCVEAMANEKVDSILKAFRE